In a single window of the Mesoplodon densirostris isolate mMesDen1 chromosome 18, mMesDen1 primary haplotype, whole genome shotgun sequence genome:
- the CHD3 gene encoding chromodomain-helicase-DNA-binding protein 3 isoform X8, translating into MVVSEEEEEEEEEGDEEEEEVEAADEDYEEDDDEGVLGRGPGHDRGRDRHSPPGCHLFPPPPPPPLPPPPPPPPPPPDKDDIRLLPSALGVKKRKRGPKKQKENKPGKPRKRKKLDSEEEFGSERDEYREKSESGGSEYGTGPGRKRRRKHREKKEKKTKRRKKGEGDGGQKQVEQKSSATLLLTWGLEDVEHVFSEEDYHTLTNYKAFSQFMRPLIAKKNPKIPMSKMMTILGAKWREFSANNPFKGSAAAVAAAAAAAAAAVAEQVSAAVSSATPMAPSGPPALPPPPAADIQPPPIRRAKTKEGKGPGHKRRSKSPRVPDGRKKLRGKKMAPLKIKLGLLGSKRKKGGSYVFQSDEGPEPEAEESDLDSGSVHSASGRPDGPVRTKKLKRGRPGRKKKKVLGCPAVAGEEEVDGYETDHQDYCEVCQQGGEIILCDTCPRAYHLVCLDPELDRAPEGKWSCPHCEKEGVQWEAKEEEEDYEEEGEEEGEKEEEDDHMEYCRVCKDGGELLCCDACISSYHIHCLNPPLPDIPNGEWLCPRCTCPVLKGRVQKILHWRWGEPPVAVPAPQQADGNPDAPPARPLQGRSEREFFVKWVGLSYWHCSWAKELQLEIFHLVMYRNYQRKNDMDEPPPLDYGSGEDDGKSDKRKVKDPHYAEMEEKYYRFGIKPEWMTVHRIINHSVDKKGNYHYLVKWRDLPYDQSTWEEDEMNIPEYEDHKQSYWRHRELIMGEDPAQPRKYKKKKKELQGDGPPSSPTNDPTVKYETQPRFITATGGTLHMYQLEGLNWLRFSWAQGTDTILADEMGLGKTIQTIVFLYSLYKEGHTKGPFLVSAPLSTIINWEREFQMWAPKFYVVTYTGDKDSRAIIRENEFSFEDNAIKGGKKAFKMKREAQVKFHVLLTSYELITIDQAALGSIRWACLVVDEAHRLKNNQSKFFRVLNGYKIDHKLLLTGTPLQNNLEELFHLLNFLTPERFNNLEGFLEEFADISKEDQIKKLHDLLGPHMLRRLKADVFKNMPAKTELIVRVELSPMQKKYYKYILTRNFEALNSRGGGNQVSLLNIMMDLKKCCNHPYLFPVAAMESPKLPSGAYEGGALIKASGKLMLLQKMLRKLKEQGHRVLIFSQMTKMLDLLEDFLDYEGYKYERIDGGITGALRQEAIDRFNAPGAQQFCFLLSTRAGGLGINLATADTVIIFDSDWNPHNDIQAFSRAHRIGQANKVMIYRFVTRASVEERITQVAKRKMMLTHLVVRPGLGSKAGSMSKQELDDILKFGTEELFKDENEGENKEEDSSVIHYDNEAIARLLDRNQDATEDTDVQNMNEYLSSFKVAQYVVREEDKIEEIEREIIKQEENVDPDYWEKLLRHHYEQQQEDLARNLGKGKRVRKQVNYNDAAQEDQDNQSEYSVGSEEEDEDFDERPEGRRQSKRQLRNEKDKPLPPLLARVGGNIEVLGFNTRQRKAFLNAVMRWGMPPQDAFTTQWLVRDLRGKTEKEFKAYVSLFMRHLCEPGADGSETFADGVPREGLSRQQVLTRIGVMSLVKKKVQEFEHINGRWSMPELMPDPSADSKRSSRASSPTKTSPTTPEASAANSPCTSKPATPAPSEKGDGMRTPLEKDEAENQEEKPEKNSKIGEKMETEADTPSPAPSPGERLEPRKIPLEDELPGVPGEMEPEPGYRGDREKSATESTPGERGEEKPMDGQEHRERPEGETGDLGKRAEDVKGDRELRPGPPRDEPRSNGRREEKAEKPRFMFNIADGGFTELHTLWQNEERAAISSGKLNEIWHRRHDYWLLAGIVLHGYARWQDIQNDAQFAIINEPFKTEANKGNFLEMKNKFLARRFKLLEQALVIEEQLRRAAYLNLSQEPAHPAMALHARFAEAECLAESHQHLSKESLAGNKPANAVLHKVFDTTYHLPRLLTISSPSSPTPKPHSFSMGCSDNSPPPCLPMSSLPYLPFLHIPFSFLLSLHLSSVAIWSLCLFT; encoded by the exons atggtggtgtcggaggaggaagaagaggaggaagaagagggcgacgaggaggaggaggaggtggaggcggCCGACGAGGACTACGAGGAGGACGACGACGAGGGAGTACTCGGGCGCGGGCCGGGCCACGACCGGGGCCGCGACCGCCACAGCCCCCCCGGCTGCCACCTCttcccgccaccgccgccgccgccgctgcccccgccgccgccgccgccgcccccgccgccag ATAAGGATGACATTCGGCTGCTGCCTTCAGCACTGGgtgtgaagaagagaaaaagaggaccCAAGAAGCAGAAGGAGAACAAGCCAGGAAAACCCCGAAAACGCAAGAAGCTT GACAGCGAGGAGGAATTTGGCTCCGAGCGAGATGAGTACCGGGAGAAGTCAGAGAGTGGAGGCAGTGAATATGGAACTGGACCAGGTCGGAAACGGAGACGGAagcacagagaaaaaaaggagaagaagacgAAGCGGCGGAAAaaaggggagggagatggggggcAAAAG CAGGTGGAGCAGAAGTCGTCGGCAACTCTGCTTCTGACCTGGGGCCTGGAGGACGTGGAACATGTGTTCTCTGAGGAGGATTACCACACACTCACCAACTACAAAGCCTTTAGCCAGTTCATGAG GCCCCTGATCGCTAAGAAGAATCCTAAGATCCCAATGTCCAAGATGATGACCATCCTTGGGGCCAAGTGGAGAGAGTTCAGCGCCAACAACCCCTTCAAGGGATCGGCAGCTgctgtggcggcggcggcggcagcggcggccgcAGCTGTAGCTGAGCAGGTGTCAGCTGCTGTCTCATCGGCCACCCCCATGGCACCGTCCGGACCCCCCGCCCTTCCACCACCCCCTGCTGCTGATatccagcccccacccatccgaAGAGCCAAAACCAAAGAGGGCAAAG GTCCAGGCCACAAGAGGCGGAGTAAGAGTCCCCGAGTGCCTGATGGACGCAAGAAGCTTCGGGGAAAGAAGATGGCACCACTCAAAATCAAACTAGGGCTGCTGGGTAgcaagaggaagaagggaggctCG TATGTTTTCCAGAGTGACGAGGGCCCTGAACCAGAGGCTGAGGAGTCAGACCTGGACAGTGGCAGTGTCCACAGTGCCTCAGGCCGCCCTGATGGCCCTGTCCGCACCAAGAAACTAAAGAGAGGCCGgccaggaaggaagaagaagaagg TCCTGGGCTGTCCTGCAGTGGCCGGGGAGGAGGAGGTTGATGGCTACGAGACGGATCACCAGGATTACTGTGAGGTGTGCCAGCAGGGTGGGGAAATTATTCTGTGTGACACCTGCCCTCGTGCCTACCACCTCGTCTGCCTTGATCCTGAGCTTGACCGGGCTCCTGAGGGCAAATGGAGCTGCCCCCACTGT GAGAAGGAGGGGGTACAGTGGGAggccaaggaggaggaggaagactatgaagaggagggggaagaggagggggagaaggaggaagaggacgaCCACATGGAGTACTGCCGTGTGTGCAAGGATGGCGGGGAGCTCCTGTGCTGTGACGCCTGCATCTCCTCCTACCACATTCACTGTCTGAACCCCCCGCTGCCTGACATCCCCAACGGCGAGTGGCTGTGTCCCCGATGCACA TGTCCCGTGCTGAAAGGCCGTGTGCAGAAGATCCTGCACTGGCGGTGGGGGGAGCCCCCCGTGGCAGTGCCAGCCCCCCAGCAGGCAGACGGGAATCCGGATGCCCCACCTGCACGTCCTCTTCAAGGCAGATCGGAGAGAGAGTTCTTTGTCAAGTGGGTAGGACTGTCCTACTGGCACTGCTCCTGGGCCAAGGAGCTTCAG CTGGAAATTTTCCACTTGGTAATGTACCGAAACTACCAACGGAAGAATGACATGGACGAGCCCCCACCCCTCGACTACGGCTCTGGTGAGGATGATGGGAAGAGCGACAAACGCAAGGTGAAGGACCCGCACTATGCCGAGATGGAGGAGAAGTACTATCGTTTCGGCATCAAGCCGGAGTGGATGACCGTCCACCGGATCATCAACCACAG TGTGGATAAGAAGGGAAATTACCACTATCTAGTGAAATGGAGGGACTTGCCTTATGACCAGTCCACGTGGGAGGAAGATGAAATGAACATCCCTGAATATGAAGACCATAAACAAAGCTACTGGAGACACCG AGAACTAATTATGGGGGAGGACCCCGCCCAGCCCCGCAagtataagaagaagaagaaggagctgCAGGGTGATGGGCCTCCCAGCTCTCCTACTAATGAT CCCACAGTGAAATACGAGACTCAGCCACGGTTCATCACGGCCACTGGAGGCACGCTGCACATGTATCAGCTGGAGGGGTTGAACTGGCTACGCTTCTCGTGGGCCCAGGGCACTGACACCATTCTGGCTGACGAGATGGGACTGGGCAAGACCATACAAACCATCGTCTTCCTCTACTCACTGTATAAGGAG GGCCACACAAAGGGTCCCTTCCTGGTGAGCGCCCCGCTCTCCACCATCATTAACTGGGAGCGGGAGTTCCAGATGTGGGCACCCAAGTTCTATGTGGTGACATACACGGGTGACAAGGACAGCCGAGCCATCATTCGTGAGAATGAGTTTTCCTTTGAAGACAATGCCATCAAAGGTGGCAAGAAAGCTTTTAAGATGAAG AGGGAGGCGCAGGTGAAGTTCCATGTTCTCCTGACATCATACGAGCTGATCACCATTGATCAGGCCGCTCTTGGCTCCATCCGCTGGGCCTGTCTCGTGGTGGATGAGGCCCATCGGCTCAAGAACAACCAGTCCAAG TTTTTCAGGGTCCTCAATGGCTACAAGATAGATCATAAGTTGCTGCTGACAGGGACTCCGCTGCAGAATAACCTGGAGGAGCTCTTCCATCTTCTGAACTTCCTCACCCCAGAGAGGTTTAA CAatctggaaggcttcctggaggagtttGCCGACATATCCAAAGAAGACCAGATTAAGAAACTTCATGACTTGCTGGGGCCACATATGCTGAGGAGGCTCAAGGCTGATGTCTTTAAGAATATGCCGGCCAAGACAGAGCTCATCGTCCGCGTGGAGCTGAGCCCCATGCAGAA GAAATACTACAAGTATATCCTGACCCGAAATTTTGAGGCCTTGAATTCACGAGGAGGTGGGAACCAAGTGTCATTGCTTAACATCATGATGGATCTTAAGAAGTGCTGCAACCATCCATATCTCTTTCCTGTGGCTGCTATG GAGTCCCCCAAACTTCCCAGTGGGGCATATGAGGGTGGGGCACTTATTAAGGCATCTGGGAAGCTCATGCTGCTGCAGAAGATGCTGCGGAAGCTGAAGGAGCAAGGACACAGAGTGCTCATCTTCTCGCAG ATGACCAAAATGTTAGACTTGCTAGAGGACTTCTTAGACTACGAAGGCTACAAGTATGAGCGCATTGACGGCGGCATCACTGGTGCCCTGAGGCAGGAGGCCATCGATCGCTTCAATG CTCCTGGGGCCCAACAGTTCTGCTTCCTCCTGTCCACCCGGGCTGGAGGCCTGGGCATCAACCTGGCAACTGCCGACACTGTCATCATCTTTGATTCAGACTGGAACCCCCATAATGATATCCAG GCCTTCAGCCGTGCTCATCGGATCGGCCAGGCCAACAAAGTGATGATTTACCGGTTTGTGACTCGCGCATCAGTGGAAGAGCGAATCACACAGGTGGCCAAGAGAAAGATGATGCTGACGCATCTGGTGGTGCGGCCTGGGCTGGGCTCCAAGGCGGGCTCCATGTCCAAGCAGGAGCTGGATGACATCCTCAAATTTGGCACCGAGGAGCTATTTAAGGATGAAAATGAGG GGGAGAACAAGGAGGAGGACAGCAGTGTGATTCACTATGACAACGAGGCCATCGCTCGGCTCCTGGACCGGAACCAGGATGCAACTGAGGACACGGATGTGCAGAACATGAATGAGTATCTCAGCTCCTTCAAGGTGGCCCAGTACGTGGTGAGGGAAGAGGACAAG ATTGAGGAAATTGAGCGAGAGATCATCAAGCAGGAGGAGAATGTGGATCCTGACTACTGGGAGAAGCTGCTGAGACACCACTACGAGCAGCAGCAGGAAGACCTGGCCCGCAACCTCGGCAAAGGCAAGAGGGTCCGCAAGCAGGTGAACTACAACGATGCTGCTCAGGAGGACCAAG ATAACCAGTCAGAATACTCAGTGGGAtcagaggaggaggatgaagactTTGATGAGCGTCCTGAAG GGCGTCGACAGTCCAAGAGGCAGCTCCGGAACGAGAAGGATAAGCCGCTGCCTCCACTGCTGGCTCGAGTTGGGGGCAACATTGAG GTGTTGGGATTCAACACCCGTCAGCGGAAGGCCTTCCTCAACGCTGTGATGCGCTGGGGCATGCCCCCACAGGACGCCTTCACCACCCAGTGGCTGGTGCGGGACCTCAGGGGCAAGACTGAGAAAGAGTTCAA GGCCTATGTGTCTTTGTTCATGCGCCATCTCTGTGAGCCCGGGGCAGACGGCTCTGAAACCTTTGCTGACGGGGTCCCTCGGGAGGGACTGAGTCGCCAGCAAGTGTTGACCCGCATTGGAGTCATGTCTCTCGTCAAGAAGAAG GTTCAGGAGTTTGAGCACATCAATGGGCGCTGGTCTATGCCGGAGCTGATGCCCGACCCCAGTGCTGACTCCAAGCGCTCCTCCAGAGCCTCCTCTCCTACCAAAACGTCTCCCACCACTCCTGAGGCTTCTGCTGCAAACAGTCCTTGCACCTCAAAACCTG CTACTCCAGCTCCCAGTGAGAAAGGAGATGGCATGAGGACACCTCTGGAGAAGGATGAAGCAGAAAACCAGGAGGAGAAGCCGGAGAAGAATAGCAAAATTGGGGAGAAGATGGAAACAGAG GCTGatacccccagcccagccccatcaCCTGGGGAGCGGCTGGAGCCAAGGAAGATTCCTCTAGAGGATGAGTTGCCAGGGGTACCTGGAGAGATGGAGCCTGAACCTGGGTACCGTGGGGACAGAGAGAAGTCAG CCACGGAGTCGACgccaggagagaggggagaggagaagccGATGGATGGACAGGAACACAGGGAGAGGCCGGAGGGGGAGACGGGGGATTTGGGCAAGAGAG CAGAAGACGTAAAAGGGGACCGGGAGCTTCGACCTGGGCCTCCTCGAGACGAGCCGCGGTCCAACGGGCGACGTGAGGAGAAGGCAGAGAAGCCGCGGTTCATGTTCAATATTGCAGACGGTGGCTTCACAG AGCTCCACACGCTGTGGCAGAATGAGGAACGGGCAGCTATTTCCTCGGGGAAACTCAATGAGATCTGGCACCGAAGACATGACTATTGGCTTCTGGCTGGGATTGTCCT CCATGGCTACGCACGGTGGCAGGACATCCAGAATGATGCTCAGTTTGCCATTATCAACGAGCCATTTAAAACTGAAGCCAATAAGGGGAACTTTCTGGAGATGAAAAATAAGTTCCTGGCCCGGAGATTCAag CTCCTGGAGCAGGCGCTGGTGATTGAGGAGCAGCTGCGGCGGGCGGCCTACCTGAACCTCTCGCAGGAGCCGGCGCACCCCGCCATGGCCCTCCACGCCCGCTTCGCCGAGGCCGAGTGCCTGGCCGAGAGCCACCAGCACCTCTCCAAGGAGTCGCTGGCGGGGAACAAGCCGGCCAACGCCGTGCTGCACAAGG TCTTTGACACCACTTACCACCTCCCACGCCTCCTGACTATTTCCTCCCCATCATCCCCAACCCCAAAACCTCACTCTTTCAGTATGGGATGTTCTGACAACTCCCCGCCCCCATGTCTTCCGATGTCCTCCCTCCCCtatctcccttttctccatattcccttttcctttcttctttctctccatctgtccTCTGTGGCGATCTGGTCTCTCTGCCTCTTTACctga